Proteins encoded by one window of Sediminicoccus rosea:
- a CDS encoding enoyl-CoA hydratase/isomerase family protein: MTDELIITRGEGWAQIQVNRERQRNAMNRATRQGLLRAFEELRGAAKAIILTGTGVAFCAGMDLKEREADRAQGIEGAGEEWIAVNMAIKAHPAIFIAAVNGLALGGGATMINCCDLAIASTEASIGCPEMGFSTYPGMAGPAIQLSGVTRKQAAWLVLTTNRIDGATAERWGMVNQCVEPAALLPTAQALAQKIAQFDAVALSESKKALERIPAFITDWQEAMDHGQMVNLTIRSKTTAQAEGNARFAAGVKNPGQGV, encoded by the coding sequence CCGACGAGCTCATCATCACCCGCGGCGAAGGCTGGGCGCAGATCCAGGTGAACCGTGAGCGCCAGCGCAACGCCATGAACCGCGCCACGCGCCAGGGCCTGCTCCGCGCCTTCGAGGAGCTGCGCGGCGCGGCCAAGGCCATCATCCTGACGGGCACGGGCGTGGCCTTCTGCGCGGGCATGGACCTGAAGGAGCGCGAGGCCGACCGTGCCCAGGGCATCGAGGGCGCGGGCGAGGAGTGGATCGCCGTGAACATGGCGATCAAGGCACATCCCGCCATCTTCATCGCCGCCGTGAACGGCCTGGCGCTGGGCGGCGGCGCCACGATGATCAATTGCTGCGACCTTGCCATCGCCAGCACGGAGGCCAGCATCGGCTGCCCGGAGATGGGCTTCTCCACCTATCCCGGCATGGCCGGCCCCGCCATTCAGCTCTCCGGCGTGACGCGCAAGCAGGCGGCCTGGCTGGTGCTGACCACCAACCGCATTGATGGTGCGACGGCCGAGCGCTGGGGCATGGTGAACCAATGCGTGGAACCCGCAGCACTGCTGCCCACGGCGCAGGCCCTGGCGCAGAAGATCGCGCAGTTCGACGCGGTCGCGCTCAGCGAGAGCAAGAAGGCGCTGGAGCGCATCCCCGCCTTCATCACCGATTGGCAGGAGGCGATGGATCATGGGCAGATGGTGAACCTCACCATCCGC